One Megamonas hypermegale genomic window carries:
- the rpsC gene encoding 30S ribosomal protein S3, with protein MGQKVNPHGMRLGIVKTWDAKWYAGKDFAANLHEDIKIRSYLKDTLKVSGVSKIETERSKNRLRLTIHTAKPGMVIGRGGSGIEQLKKGLKKYTDKHVDINIAEIKQPDMDATLVAENIASQLERRVAFRRAMKQAVSRTIRMGAKGIKVTVGGRLGGAEIARSESYREGSIPLHTLRADIDYGTAEAHTTYGRLGVKVWIFKGEVLPEKKTAVKAEATEGSED; from the coding sequence TTGGGACAAAAAGTTAATCCACATGGCATGCGCCTTGGTATTGTAAAAACTTGGGATGCTAAATGGTATGCTGGTAAAGACTTTGCTGCTAATTTACATGAAGACATTAAAATCCGCAGCTATTTAAAAGATACATTAAAAGTTTCTGGCGTTTCCAAAATCGAAACAGAACGTTCAAAAAATCGTCTCAGATTAACTATTCATACTGCTAAACCTGGTATGGTTATCGGCCGTGGTGGTTCTGGTATTGAACAGCTCAAAAAAGGCCTTAAAAAATATACTGATAAACATGTAGATATTAATATCGCAGAAATTAAACAGCCAGATATGGATGCTACACTTGTTGCTGAAAACATCGCTTCTCAGCTCGAACGTCGTGTTGCTTTCCGTCGTGCAATGAAACAGGCTGTTAGCCGTACAATCCGTATGGGCGCTAAAGGTATTAAAGTAACAGTAGGTGGCCGTCTCGGCGGTGCTGAAATTGCTCGTAGCGAATCTTACCGTGAAGGTAGTATTCCTCTTCATACTTTACGTGCTGATATCGATTATGGTACAGCTGAAGCTCATACAACTTATGGCCGTCTTGGCGTAAAAGTATGGATTTTCAAAGGCGAAGTTCTTCCTGAAAAGAAAACTGCTGTAAAAGCAGAAGCTACTGAAGGGAGCGAAGACTAA
- the rplV gene encoding 50S ribosomal protein L22, with translation MEAKAVAKYIRISPRKVRIVMNLIRGKNVADAFAILKFTPKAGADVINKVLKSAVANAENNFDMNPDNLYVATAFVDQGPTLKRIHPRSRGQAFKILKRTSHVTIVVKEK, from the coding sequence GTGGAAGCAAAAGCAGTAGCAAAATATATCCGTATTTCTCCGCGTAAAGTACGTATTGTTATGAACCTCATTCGTGGCAAAAACGTAGCTGACGCGTTTGCAATATTAAAATTCACACCTAAAGCAGGTGCTGATGTAATCAATAAAGTTTTAAAATCAGCAGTAGCAAATGCTGAAAACAATTTCGATATGAATCCTGATAACCTCTATGTGGCTACAGCATTCGTTGACCAGGGTCCTACCCTCAAACGTATTCACCCACGTTCCCGTGGACAGGCATTCAAAATCTTAAAACGTACATCTCACGTTACAATCGTAGTTAAAGAAAAATAA
- the rpsS gene encoding 30S ribosomal protein S19, whose protein sequence is MSRSVKKGPFVAESLEKKIDALNAANDKKVVKTWSRSSTILPTFVGHTIAVHDGRKHVPVYITEDMVGHKLGEFAPTRTYKGHAGEERRTSLK, encoded by the coding sequence TTGTCAAGATCAGTAAAAAAAGGACCTTTTGTCGCAGAAAGCCTTGAAAAGAAAATTGACGCTTTAAATGCAGCAAATGACAAAAAAGTTGTAAAAACTTGGTCCCGCAGTTCGACAATCCTTCCTACATTTGTAGGCCATACAATTGCAGTTCATGATGGTCGCAAACATGTACCTGTATACATTACAGAAGACATGGTTGGTCATAAACTTGGTGAATTCGCACCAACAAGAACTTATAAAGGCCATGCTGGCGAAGAAAGACGTACATCTTTGAAATAA
- the rplB gene encoding 50S ribosomal protein L2, translating to MAIKSFKPYSAGRRFMTVSSFEEITAKKPEKSLVESLKSKGGRNFQGRLTVRHQGGGHKRLYRVIDFKRNKDGVPARVATIEYDPNRSARIALLNYFDGEKRYILAPNGLKVGDQVVSGPEADIKVGNTLPLANIPLGTLVHNIELKIGKGGQMVRSAGAAAQLMAKEGNYALLRMPSGEIRKVHINCRATIGQIGNLDHENLTIGKAGRNRWLGIRPENRGVAMNPCDHPHGGGEGRSPVGRKHPVTKWGKCARGVRTRRKKASDKLIVKRRK from the coding sequence GTGGCAATAAAGAGTTTTAAACCTTATTCTGCAGGTAGAAGATTTATGACTGTTTCTTCCTTCGAAGAAATCACAGCTAAAAAACCTGAGAAATCCTTGGTTGAAAGTCTTAAAAGCAAAGGCGGTCGTAACTTCCAAGGCCGTTTAACAGTAAGACATCAAGGCGGCGGACACAAACGTTTATATCGTGTAATCGATTTTAAACGCAATAAAGATGGTGTTCCAGCACGCGTTGCTACTATAGAATATGATCCAAACCGTAGCGCTCGTATCGCACTGCTCAACTATTTTGACGGTGAAAAACGTTACATCCTCGCTCCAAACGGATTAAAAGTTGGTGACCAGGTAGTATCTGGCCCAGAAGCAGATATTAAAGTAGGTAATACATTACCACTTGCTAATATTCCACTTGGTACATTAGTACACAACATTGAACTTAAAATCGGTAAAGGTGGCCAGATGGTTCGTTCCGCTGGTGCCGCAGCTCAGCTCATGGCTAAAGAAGGTAACTATGCTCTCTTACGTATGCCATCCGGTGAAATCCGTAAAGTTCATATCAACTGCCGTGCAACAATCGGTCAGATTGGTAACTTAGATCATGAAAACCTCACAATCGGTAAAGCAGGTCGTAACCGTTGGCTCGGTATTCGTCCAGAAAACCGCGGTGTTGCAATGAACCCTTGCGACCATCCACATGGTGGTGGGGAAGGCCGTAGCCCAGTTGGTCGTAAACATCCTGTTACTAAATGGGGTAAATGTGCTAGAGGCGTTAGAACTCGTCGTAAAAAAGCATCCGATAAACTCATCGTTAAACGTCGTAAATAA
- the rplW gene encoding 50S ribosomal protein L23 — MEARDILIRPLVTEMTTEMMEEGKYVFVVAKQANKIEIAKAVSTIFNVKVESVNTINVLGKVKRMGRNIGKRSDYKKAIVKLAAGETIEFFQA; from the coding sequence ATGGAAGCTAGAGATATCTTAATCAGACCACTTGTTACAGAAATGACAACTGAAATGATGGAAGAAGGCAAATACGTATTCGTTGTTGCTAAACAAGCAAACAAAATTGAAATTGCCAAAGCAGTATCTACAATCTTCAATGTAAAAGTTGAATCCGTAAATACAATCAATGTTCTTGGTAAAGTAAAACGTATGGGCCGTAACATCGGTAAACGTTCTGATTATAAAAAAGCAATCGTAAAACTTGCAGCTGGAGAAACTATCGAGTTCTTCCAAGCTTAA
- the rplD gene encoding 50S ribosomal protein L4, with product MPKVAVYTVAGQQIGDIELNESVFGVEVNEGLVHQAVVMQLAAQRLGTHATKTRGLVRGGGRKPWKQKGTGRARSGSTRSPLWVGGGTVFGPSPRSYAFRMPRKQRRLAIKCALTDKVNNGNFIVLESLDFAAPKTKEVVKMMSDFNVNEKALIVTADVVENVEKSSRNIPGVKAISSCGLNVYDILNHSKLFITKDAITRIEEVLA from the coding sequence ATGCCTAAAGTAGCAGTTTATACAGTTGCCGGCCAGCAGATCGGTGATATCGAATTAAATGAAAGCGTATTTGGCGTTGAAGTAAACGAAGGCCTTGTTCATCAGGCAGTTGTTATGCAGTTGGCAGCTCAGCGTTTAGGAACGCATGCGACAAAAACTAGAGGTTTAGTACGCGGCGGCGGACGTAAACCTTGGAAACAAAAAGGTACAGGTCGTGCTCGTAGCGGAAGCACCCGTTCCCCACTTTGGGTAGGCGGTGGTACAGTATTTGGCCCGTCTCCTCGTTCCTATGCTTTCAGAATGCCTCGTAAACAGCGTCGTTTAGCAATTAAATGCGCTTTAACAGATAAAGTAAACAATGGTAACTTCATTGTATTAGAAAGTTTAGATTTTGCAGCTCCAAAAACAAAAGAAGTTGTAAAAATGATGAGTGATTTCAACGTAAACGAGAAAGCTCTTATCGTTACTGCTGATGTAGTAGAAAACGTAGAAAAATCTTCTCGTAATATCCCTGGTGTAAAAGCTATCAGTTCTTGCGGATTAAATGTTTATGATATTTTAAATCATAGCAAACTCTTCATTACAAAAGATGCTATTACACGTATTGAGGAGGTATTAGCATAA
- the rplC gene encoding 50S ribosomal protein L3: MAKVILGKKLGMTQIFTEEGKVVPVTVVESGKNVVLQSKTVETDGYNAVQIGFGTIKEKNVTKPMKGHFAKAGVEPVKFIREFRLADVPEYKAGDSISVDIFGAGDLVDVTGTSKGKGFAGGIKRHNFARGPMGHGSKSHREPGSTGAMISGHGGRVLKGKKLPGRMGGAKVTVQRLSVVRVDADRNLILIKGAIPGAKNSFVVIKDTVKPNK, from the coding sequence ATGGCAAAAGTAATTTTAGGTAAAAAACTTGGCATGACTCAAATCTTTACTGAAGAAGGTAAAGTAGTTCCTGTTACAGTTGTAGAATCCGGTAAAAACGTTGTTCTTCAGAGCAAAACAGTTGAAACTGACGGTTATAACGCAGTTCAGATTGGCTTTGGAACAATTAAAGAAAAAAATGTAACTAAACCAATGAAAGGCCATTTCGCAAAAGCTGGCGTTGAACCAGTAAAATTCATCCGCGAATTCCGCCTTGCAGATGTTCCAGAATATAAAGCTGGTGACTCCATCAGCGTTGACATATTTGGTGCCGGTGATTTAGTTGATGTTACTGGTACTTCTAAAGGTAAAGGTTTTGCCGGCGGTATTAAACGTCACAACTTTGCTAGAGGTCCTATGGGTCACGGTTCTAAATCTCATCGTGAACCAGGTTCTACAGGTGCTATGATTTCTGGTCATGGTGGACGTGTACTTAAAGGTAAAAAATTACCAGGCCGTATGGGTGGCGCTAAAGTTACTGTACAGCGTTTAAGCGTTGTTCGCGTTGATGCTGACCGTAACCTTATTTTAATCAAAGGTGCTATTCCAGGTGCTAAAAATAGCTTTGTAGTAATTAAAGATACAGTTAAACCTAATAAATAA
- the rpsJ gene encoding 30S ribosomal protein S10: protein MAKQQKIRIRLKAYDHKALDQSSVKIVETAKRTGAMVSGPIPLPTEKNIFTILRSPHLNKDSREQFEMRTHKRLIDILEPTSKTVDALMRLDLPAGVDIEIKL from the coding sequence TTGGCTAAACAGCAAAAAATTAGAATTCGTTTAAAAGCATATGATCATAAAGCACTTGATCAAAGCTCCGTTAAAATTGTTGAAACGGCTAAAAGAACAGGTGCAATGGTATCTGGTCCTATTCCATTGCCAACTGAAAAAAACATTTTTACAATTTTGAGATCTCCACATCTTAATAAAGACTCCCGTGAACAGTTCGAAATGAGAACTCATAAACGTCTTATTGACATTTTAGAACCTACATCTAAAACTGTTGATGCTTTAATGCGTTTAGATTTGCCAGCAGGTGTGGATATCGAAATTAAATTGTAA
- the tuf gene encoding elongation factor Tu: MAKQKFERTKPHVNIGTIGHVDHGKTTLTAAITKVLSEKGMAQFEDYSMIDKAPEERERGITINTAHVEYETDKRHYAHVDCPGHADYVKNMITGAAQMDGAILVVSAADGPMPQTREHILLARQVGVPAIVVFLNKADQVDDPELLELVEMEVRELLSSYDFPGDDVPVITGSALQALEGDEEAKKKILELMDAVDDYIPTPTRDTDKPFLMPVEDVFTITGRGTVATGRVERGELKLGDSVEIVGLSDEKKSTTVTGIEMFRKMLDSAVAGDNIGALLRGIDRKEIERGQVLAKPGTIHPHKKFKAQVYVLTKEEGGRHTPFFSNYRPQFYFRTTDVTGVVTLPEGTEMVMPGDNIEMSIELITPIAIEKGLRFAIREGGHTVGAGRVIEIDE; the protein is encoded by the coding sequence ATGGCTAAACAAAAGTTTGAAAGAACTAAACCACATGTAAACATTGGTACAATTGGTCACGTTGACCATGGTAAAACTACTTTAACTGCTGCTATCACTAAAGTATTATCCGAAAAAGGTATGGCTCAGTTCGAAGATTACAGCATGATTGATAAAGCTCCAGAAGAACGTGAACGCGGTATCACAATCAACACTGCACACGTTGAATATGAAACTGATAAAAGACATTATGCTCACGTAGACTGCCCAGGCCATGCTGACTATGTTAAAAACATGATCACTGGTGCTGCTCAGATGGACGGTGCTATCCTCGTTGTTAGTGCTGCTGATGGTCCTATGCCTCAGACTCGTGAACACATCCTTCTCGCTCGTCAGGTTGGTGTTCCAGCTATCGTTGTATTCCTCAACAAAGCTGACCAGGTTGATGACCCTGAACTTCTCGAACTTGTTGAAATGGAAGTTCGTGAACTTCTTTCCAGCTATGACTTCCCAGGCGATGACGTTCCAGTAATCACTGGTTCCGCTCTTCAGGCTCTCGAAGGCGACGAAGAAGCTAAAAAGAAAATTCTTGAATTAATGGATGCTGTTGATGATTACATCCCAACTCCAACACGTGACACTGATAAACCTTTCTTAATGCCAGTTGAAGACGTATTCACAATTACTGGTCGTGGTACTGTTGCTACAGGCCGTGTTGAACGTGGCGAACTTAAACTTGGTGACAGCGTTGAAATCGTTGGTCTTTCCGATGAAAAGAAATCCACTACTGTAACTGGTATCGAAATGTTCCGCAAAATGCTTGATAGCGCTGTTGCTGGTGATAACATCGGTGCACTTCTTCGTGGTATTGACCGTAAAGAAATCGAACGTGGTCAAGTTCTTGCTAAACCTGGCACAATTCATCCACACAAAAAATTCAAAGCTCAGGTTTACGTATTAACTAAAGAAGAAGGTGGACGTCATACTCCATTCTTCTCCAACTATCGTCCACAGTTCTATTTCCGTACTACTGACGTTACTGGTGTTGTAACTCTTCCAGAAGGTACTGAAATGGTTATGCCTGGCGATAACATTGAAATGAGCATCGAACTCATCACTCCAATCGCTATTGAAAAAGGTCTTCGCTTCGCTATTCGTGAAGGTGGCCATACAGTAGGCGCTGGTCGTGTAATTGAAATCGACGAATAA
- the fusA gene encoding elongation factor G yields the protein MARAFSLEKTRNIGIIAHIDAGKTTTTERILFYTGILHKMGEVHEGAATMDWMAQEKERGITITSAATTCHWKNHRINIIDTPGHVDFTVEVERSLKVLDGAVTVLSAKSGVEPQSETVWRQAERYHVPRMVYVNKMDIIGADFYNVLKMMVERLNANPVAIQIPIGAEDTFQGLIDLIKMKAVIYEEDYTKEPDLVDIPAEYKEKAEEYRQKMLDTIAETDDELMMKYLEGEELTEEEIKAALRKATVACTLCPVVCGSSYKDKGIQPMLDAVVDYMPSPLDIPAIKGINPDTNEEDHREADDSEPFAALAFKIMADPFVGKLAFFRVYSGTLNAGSYVFNSTKGKKERIGRILQMHANHRKEIEVVYSGDIAAAVGLKDTTTGDTLCDENHPIILESMEFPDPVISVAVEPKTKADQEKMGIALQKLAEEDPTFRVRTDVETGQTIISGMGELHLDIIVDRMSREFKVDCKVGKPQVAYRETIRKTVKAEGKFVRQSGGKGQYGHCWLELIPQDPGTGFSFESKIVGGAIPKEYIGPIENGVKEAMENGVVAGYPMVDIKAVVYDGSYHEVDSSEMAFKVAGSMAFKAGATKANPVLLEPYVKVEVTVPEEYMGDVIGDLNSRRGRIEGMEPRNGVEVINAFVPLSEMFGYATDLRSKTQGRGNYSMEVSYYDEVPKNISDAIVAKVKGE from the coding sequence GTGGCAAGAGCGTTTTCACTTGAAAAAACTCGTAATATTGGTATTATAGCACATATCGATGCAGGTAAAACCACCACTACAGAGCGTATCCTGTTCTACACAGGTATTCTTCACAAAATGGGTGAAGTTCATGAAGGTGCTGCTACAATGGACTGGATGGCACAGGAAAAAGAAAGAGGTATCACAATTACTTCTGCCGCAACAACTTGCCATTGGAAAAACCATCGTATCAACATCATTGATACACCAGGCCACGTGGATTTCACAGTTGAAGTAGAACGCTCTTTGAAAGTACTTGATGGTGCAGTTACTGTATTATCTGCAAAAAGCGGTGTAGAACCACAATCTGAAACAGTTTGGCGTCAAGCTGAAAGATATCATGTACCTCGTATGGTATACGTAAATAAAATGGATATCATCGGTGCAGATTTCTATAACGTTTTAAAGATGATGGTTGAACGTTTAAATGCAAATCCGGTAGCAATTCAGATACCAATTGGTGCTGAAGATACTTTCCAAGGACTTATTGACTTAATTAAAATGAAAGCTGTAATCTACGAAGAAGATTATACTAAAGAACCTGATTTAGTAGATATTCCAGCTGAATATAAAGAAAAAGCAGAAGAATATCGTCAGAAAATGCTCGATACAATTGCAGAAACTGATGATGAATTAATGATGAAATATCTTGAAGGTGAAGAACTCACTGAAGAAGAAATCAAAGCAGCTCTTCGCAAAGCTACAGTAGCATGTACTCTTTGCCCAGTTGTATGTGGTTCTTCTTACAAAGATAAAGGTATTCAACCAATGCTTGATGCAGTAGTTGATTACATGCCTTCTCCACTTGATATTCCTGCTATTAAAGGTATTAATCCAGATACAAATGAAGAAGACCATCGTGAAGCAGATGACAGTGAACCATTCGCTGCATTAGCATTCAAAATCATGGCTGACCCATTTGTTGGTAAACTCGCATTCTTCCGTGTATACTCCGGTACATTAAATGCTGGTTCTTATGTATTTAACTCTACAAAAGGCAAAAAAGAACGTATCGGTCGTATCTTACAGATGCATGCAAACCATCGTAAAGAAATCGAAGTTGTTTACAGCGGTGATATCGCAGCAGCTGTAGGTCTTAAAGATACTACAACTGGTGATACACTTTGCGATGAAAATCATCCAATCATACTTGAATCTATGGAATTCCCAGATCCGGTTATTTCCGTAGCAGTTGAACCAAAAACAAAAGCTGACCAGGAAAAAATGGGCATCGCTCTTCAGAAATTAGCTGAAGAAGACCCTACATTCCGTGTAAGAACAGATGTTGAAACCGGTCAGACAATTATTTCTGGTATGGGCGAATTACATCTCGATATTATCGTAGACCGTATGAGCCGCGAATTCAAAGTAGATTGTAAAGTAGGTAAACCTCAGGTTGCTTACCGCGAAACAATTCGCAAAACTGTTAAAGCTGAAGGTAAATTTGTTCGTCAGTCCGGTGGTAAAGGTCAATACGGTCATTGCTGGCTTGAACTTATTCCACAAGACCCAGGTACAGGTTTCTCCTTCGAAAGCAAAATCGTTGGTGGTGCTATTCCTAAAGAATACATCGGACCAATCGAAAACGGTGTCAAAGAAGCTATGGAAAACGGTGTTGTTGCTGGTTATCCAATGGTTGACATCAAAGCTGTCGTATATGACGGTTCTTATCATGAAGTTGACTCCTCAGAAATGGCCTTCAAAGTTGCAGGTTCTATGGCATTCAAAGCTGGTGCAACAAAAGCAAATCCAGTTCTCCTCGAACCATATGTAAAAGTTGAAGTTACTGTTCCTGAAGAATATATGGGCGATGTAATCGGTGACTTAAACTCCCGTCGTGGTCGTATCGAAGGTATGGAACCACGCAATGGTGTAGAAGTAATCAATGCATTTGTTCCACTTTCTGAAATGTTCGGTTATGCAACCGACTTACGTTCTAAAACACAGGGTCGTGGGAACTACTCCATGGAAGTTTCTTACTATGACGAAGTTCCTAAAAATATATCTGATGCTATTGTCGCTAAAGTTAAAGGCGAATAA
- the rpsG gene encoding 30S ribosomal protein S7, with amino-acid sequence MPRKGSVPKRDVLPDPVYKSKVVTKFINKVMLSGKKGVAEKVVYDAFDIIKEKTGKDPMEVFETALKNVMPVLEVRARRVGGANYQVPVEVRQDRRMTLGIRWIVNYARLRGEKTMNERLSGELMDAANNTGAAIKKKEDTHKMAEANKAFAHYRW; translated from the coding sequence ATGCCAAGAAAAGGTTCTGTACCTAAAAGAGATGTATTACCAGATCCGGTGTACAAATCCAAGGTCGTAACTAAATTTATAAATAAAGTTATGCTTTCCGGTAAAAAAGGTGTTGCTGAGAAAGTAGTTTATGATGCATTTGACATCATTAAAGAAAAAACTGGCAAAGACCCAATGGAAGTTTTTGAAACTGCATTGAAAAATGTAATGCCAGTATTAGAAGTTCGTGCACGCCGTGTTGGTGGTGCTAACTATCAGGTTCCTGTAGAAGTTCGTCAGGACCGTCGTATGACACTCGGTATTCGTTGGATCGTTAATTATGCTAGACTTCGTGGTGAAAAAACTATGAACGAACGTCTTTCTGGCGAATTAATGGATGCAGCAAACAATACTGGTGCAGCAATTAAGAAAAAAGAAGATACTCATAAAATGGCTGAAGCTAATAAAGCATTTGCTCATTATCGTTGGTAA
- the rpsL gene encoding 30S ribosomal protein S12: MPTINQLIRKSRQSMQEKSTAPALKNCPQKRGVCTRVYTTTPKKPNSALRKVARVRLTNSIEVTAYIPGIGHNLQEHSVVLIRGGRVKDLPGVRYHIIRGSLDTAGVQNREQGRSKYGAKRPKKK, translated from the coding sequence ATGCCTACAATTAATCAGTTGATTCGTAAGAGCAGACAGAGCATGCAGGAAAAATCTACAGCACCGGCATTAAAAAATTGCCCGCAAAAACGTGGTGTTTGTACAAGAGTATATACTACTACTCCTAAAAAACCAAACTCCGCATTGCGTAAAGTTGCCCGTGTTCGTTTAACGAATAGTATTGAAGTAACAGCTTATATCCCTGGTATTGGTCACAATCTTCAGGAACATAGTGTTGTTTTAATTAGAGGCGGTCGTGTTAAAGACTTACCAGGTGTGCGTTATCACATCATTCGCGGTTCTTTGGATACTGCAGGTGTTCAAAATCGTGAACAGGGAAGATCTAAATACGGTGCAAAACGTCCTAAGAAAAAATAA
- a CDS encoding L7Ae/L30e/S12e/Gadd45 family ribosomal protein, producing the protein MVTLKNAKRVIGIKQVTKAVKNDLAKCVYIADDADDRVLSPLKELCKTKNVEMIFGCTMAELGKSCNIEVGAAAVALL; encoded by the coding sequence ATGGTTACACTAAAAAATGCTAAACGCGTTATCGGTATAAAACAAGTTACTAAAGCGGTAAAAAACGATTTAGCAAAATGTGTTTACATAGCAGATGACGCGGACGATAGAGTTTTAAGCCCTTTAAAAGAGCTGTGTAAGACTAAAAATGTAGAAATGATTTTTGGTTGTACCATGGCTGAACTTGGTAAATCCTGCAATATTGAAGTAGGAGCTGCAGCAGTAGCACTGCTTTAA
- the rplL gene encoding 50S ribosomal protein L7/L12, translated as MTKEEIMQAIEEMTVLELSELVKAMEEKFGVSAAAPVAVAAAPAAGAAAAEEKSEFDVVLASAGDKKINVIKVVREITGLGLKEAKALVDGAPKAVKEGVSKEDAEALKAKLEEAGATVELK; from the coding sequence ATGACTAAAGAAGAAATTATGCAAGCCATTGAAGAAATGACTGTTCTTGAATTATCCGAACTCGTAAAAGCTATGGAAGAAAAATTTGGTGTTAGCGCTGCTGCTCCTGTAGCTGTAGCTGCTGCTCCTGCTGCTGGCGCTGCTGCTGCTGAAGAAAAATCTGAATTTGATGTTGTTTTAGCTTCCGCTGGCGACAAAAAAATCAACGTAATCAAAGTTGTTCGTGAAATCACTGGCCTTGGCTTAAAAGAAGCTAAAGCTCTCGTTGATGGCGCTCCTAAAGCTGTAAAAGAAGGCGTTTCCAAAGAAGACGCTGAAGCTTTAAAAGCTAAATTAGAAGAAGCTGGCGCAACTGTAGAACTCAAATAA
- the rplJ gene encoding 50S ribosomal protein L10, which translates to MANIRPEKQAAVAGLKEQLSTAKGVVLTGYKGLTVAQDMKLRAKFREAGVSYHVVKNTMLRIAANETGLEGLDPVLNGTTAIAVSADDAVAPAKVIYDFIKENKLEKTEVLTIKAGVVEGKIIGVDEVKALASLPSREVLIAKVLGSMQAPISGMVNVLQGTIRNMVYVLDAIRAQKESA; encoded by the coding sequence ATGGCAAACATTCGTCCAGAAAAACAAGCCGCTGTAGCTGGCTTAAAAGAACAATTAAGCACTGCAAAAGGCGTTGTATTAACAGGTTATAAAGGTTTAACTGTAGCTCAGGATATGAAACTTCGTGCTAAATTCCGTGAAGCAGGTGTTAGCTATCATGTAGTAAAAAATACTATGCTCCGCATCGCTGCTAACGAAACTGGTTTAGAAGGTTTAGATCCAGTACTCAACGGTACAACAGCTATCGCTGTATCCGCTGATGATGCAGTAGCTCCAGCTAAAGTTATTTATGATTTCATCAAAGAAAATAAACTTGAAAAAACAGAAGTTTTAACTATTAAAGCTGGTGTTGTTGAAGGTAAAATTATTGGCGTTGATGAAGTTAAAGCTTTGGCATCCCTACCATCTCGCGAAGTTCTCATCGCAAAAGTGCTTGGCAGTATGCAAGCTCCTATCTCTGGTATGGTCAATGTACTTCAAGGTACTATCCGCAATATGGTATATGTGCTTGATGCAATCCGTGCTCAGAAAGAATCTGCATAA
- the rplA gene encoding 50S ribosomal protein L1: MAKFGKKYQEAAKLVEAGKAYDLVEAVEVVKKTATAKFDETVDVAVRLGVNPKYADQQVRGAVVLPHGTGKTKKVLVFAKGDKVAEAEAAGADYVGSDEFVTKIKEGWFDFDVTVATPDMMGVVGRLGRILGPRGLMPNPKLGTVTMDLTKAVKEIKAGKVEYRTDKAGNVHVPIGKASFESEKLVQNLQTLLDTLVKVKPAAAKGQYMRNITISTTMGPAVTVNTNFKAVKAE; this comes from the coding sequence ATGGCTAAATTTGGTAAAAAATACCAAGAAGCTGCTAAATTAGTAGAAGCTGGTAAAGCTTATGATTTAGTAGAAGCTGTAGAAGTTGTTAAGAAAACTGCTACTGCTAAATTTGATGAAACTGTTGATGTAGCTGTTCGTTTAGGTGTTAACCCTAAATATGCTGATCAGCAAGTTCGTGGTGCTGTTGTACTTCCACATGGCACTGGTAAAACAAAAAAAGTATTAGTTTTTGCTAAAGGCGATAAAGTTGCTGAAGCAGAAGCTGCTGGAGCTGACTATGTTGGTTCCGATGAATTCGTAACAAAAATTAAAGAAGGCTGGTTCGACTTCGACGTTACTGTTGCAACTCCAGATATGATGGGTGTTGTAGGTCGTCTTGGTAGAATCCTCGGTCCTCGTGGCTTAATGCCAAACCCTAAACTTGGTACTGTTACAATGGATTTAACAAAAGCTGTTAAAGAAATTAAAGCAGGTAAAGTTGAATATAGAACAGATAAAGCAGGTAATGTTCATGTTCCAATCGGTAAAGCTTCTTTCGAAAGCGAAAAACTCGTACAAAACTTACAGACATTACTTGATACATTAGTAAAAGTAAAACCAGCAGCAGCTAAAGGTCAGTATATGCGTAATATCACTATTAGCACTACTATGGGACCAGCTGTTACTGTTAACACAAACTTTAAAGCTGTTAAAGCAGAATAA